Proteins encoded by one window of Methanofastidiosum sp.:
- a CDS encoding metal-dependent hydrolase has product MKIEYLGHSAFRITGSKTIIVDPFLNKNPRACLKASDIRNADIVLATHGHGDHLGDSIEICKNTGAVFVAIHEITLYAQENGITKTEGMNMGGTIEIEGIKITAVRADHSSCINVTDKGGYSGGNPIGFVVRDGNKAFYHAGDTGLFKDMKIIGELYKPDVSLLPIGSRYTMGPIEAAYAAKYLKSKIIVPMHYNTTPLIRQNPSELKMLVKELELDAEVKILEPGDYFEI; this is encoded by the coding sequence ATGAAAATTGAATATTTGGGCCACTCGGCTTTTAGAATAACGGGTTCAAAAACTATAATAGTTGATCCTTTTCTAAATAAAAATCCGAGAGCTTGTTTAAAAGCAAGCGATATTAGAAATGCAGATATTGTTTTAGCAACTCACGGTCACGGAGACCACCTTGGGGATTCCATAGAGATATGTAAGAATACTGGTGCAGTATTTGTAGCTATACATGAAATAACGCTTTATGCTCAAGAAAATGGGATTACAAAGACTGAAGGAATGAACATGGGGGGCACTATTGAAATCGAGGGTATAAAAATAACTGCAGTAAGAGCAGATCATTCCAGCTGTATTAATGTAACAGATAAAGGAGGATATTCTGGAGGCAATCCCATTGGTTTTGTCGTAAGGGATGGAAATAAAGCATTCTACCATGCAGGAGATACGGGACTTTTTAAAGATATGAAGATAATTGGTGAGCTTTACAAACCTGACGTTTCCCTACTTCCAATAGGATCTAGATACACTATGGGGCCAATAGAAGCTGCTTATGCAGCCAAATATTTAAAATCAAAGATTATTGTTCCAATGCATTATAATACAACACCTCTAATAAGACAAAATCCTAGTGAACTGAAGATGCTTGTTAAAGAGCTTGAATTAGATGCAGAGGTGAAGATATTAGAACCCGGGGACTACTTTGAAATTTAA